One window of the Psilocybe cubensis strain MGC-MH-2018 chromosome 12, whole genome shotgun sequence genome contains the following:
- a CDS encoding Brefeldin A resistance protein: MHLNYSMIAQNLLFLDEPTSGLDSQSAWNIVAFLRSLAEQSQAILCTAEYMLDVIGAGATAFSSINWHEVWKRSPRQSGLSRKSRRSIQLDEVNLLLKLISGLNTPPHGATRSSNLSFKQGAADHYRIAKLILNVAGGFFIGLSFSRTRTVYKTFRIVYVLFTCFSQPLVNMLQVPFVATRTIYEVRKHPSGMYSWTAHIIAQILAELPWNILGSCLYFLVWCWTSRFLSGRAGYLYLSVGVVFPLYYTTIALVRNAYGLHFFRHGNTSDSEI, translated from the exons ATGCATCTTAATTATTCTATGATAGCCCAGAATTTGCTTTTCCTTGACGAGCCCACATCTGGTCTTGACTCTCAGAGTGCCTGGAACATTGTTGCCTTCTTGCGAAGCTTGGCCGAACAAAGCCAGGCTATCCTATGCAC TGCCGAATATATGTTGGACGTTATTGGTGCCGGAGCGACTGCCTTCAGCAGCATCAACTGGCACGAAGTTTGGAAACGCTCCCCGAGGCAGTCAGGACTGAGCAGGAAATCCAGGAGATCCATACAATTGGACGAAGTCAACCTGCTGTTGAAACTGATCTCAGGATTGAATACCCCACCCCATGGCGCAACCAGGTCATCGAACTTGTCATTTAAACAAGGAGCTGCTGACCATTACCGCATCGCCAAGCTCATCCTCAATGTTGCTGGTGGCTTCTTCATTGGTCTGTCTTTCTCAAGAACCAGGACAGTATACAAAACGTTCAGAATTGTATATGT ACTGTTTACATGCTTCTC TCAACCGTTGGTGAACATGTTGCAAGTTCCCTTCGTCGCTACCCGTACTATCTACGAGGTCAGGAAGCACCCAAGCGGAATGTACAGCTGGACCGCCCACATCATTGCCCAAATTCTGGCTGAACTGCCATGGAACATCCTGGGATCCTGCCTTTACTTCCTTGTTTGGTGCTGGACCTCCCGCTTCCTATCTGGTCGCGCTGGTTATTTGTACTTGTCTGTTGGAGTTGTGTTCCCTCTTTACTACACCACCATCGCCCTAGTACGCAATGCCTACGGTCTGCATTTTTTCAGGCATGGCAATACATCGGACTCggagatataa